Proteins encoded by one window of Sphaerodactylus townsendi isolate TG3544 linkage group LG02, MPM_Stown_v2.3, whole genome shotgun sequence:
- the LOC125426228 gene encoding protein STPG4-like — translation MPDGCREKNSPKQTPIPGAYQVRDFLEDAQLNPVKLTYNFKGEGRRRRSIFQQMPDLTLPDTFKFIPPSFVDLVQKKPASYSFKNTPRQSPANTWFKDKNITTDPGQYDLFPPPVASFPSKNFMFRSGVQRFPTFIPKEGPGPGEYEMKQKLPQPIQSCFLSKASRLLPSHTKVPGPGTYWPTRQAPKQPRTIASLGREHSIFFSNINDV, via the coding sequence AGAATAGTCCCAAGCAAACACCAATCCCCGGGGCTTATCAAGTACGGGACTTCCTTGAAGATGCTCAGCTGAACCCAGTAAAATTAACATATAATTTTAAAGGTGAAGGCAGAAGGAGACGTTCCATCTTCCAGCAGATGCCTGATTTGACACTACCAGATACCTTCAAATTCATCCCTCCATCATTTGTGGATCTAGTTCAAAAAAAGCCAGCATCATATTCTTTTAAGAACACTCCAAGGCAAAGCCCTGCCAATACATGGTTTAAAGATAAGAATATAACCACCGACCCTGGACAGTATGATCTTTTCCCTCCTCCAGTTGCCTCATTTCCATCCAAGAATTTTATGTTTCGGTCTGGGGTCCAAAGGTTCCCAACTTTTATCCCGAAAGAAGGTCCAGGCCCAGGTGAATATGAAATGAAGCAAAAACTGCCTCAACCtattcagtcatgctttctctcaAAAGCATCACGGCTGCTACCATCCCATACTAAAGTACCTGGTCCAGGAACTTATTGGCCCACAAGGCAGGCTCCAAAACAGCCTAGAACAATTGCCAGCTTGGGTCGGGAGCACAGTATCTTCTTCAGTAATATCAATGATGTTTAG